In the Silvanigrella aquatica genome, CTTGGGATTCAAATCCCACAATAAATCCCATGTTACCTTCTGCAAAAAGTTCTTTTGTAGAAGTTTTCCAAATTTGACTTGTGACTTCTAAGTTGCATTGTGATTTTAAGGCGCTCGAAACTAAGGAGCCTAACATACCACCATGACCAATAGGAAAGCACATTTTAGGTGTGAATTTTGTAATAGAGGAAAGAATAAATCGCCATAATTCTTTTTCAAGTTTTATATTCACTATAGGGCAGTTTGAATTTTCACCACCGATTAACCATGCTGTTTGTGATGCTTCATAGCTTGAGTGATTAAAGACACCTCCATAGGCAACATGATAAAGTACCACAGAATTTTTATCTGCATTTTCAAAGTAGCGATTTGGTAAGGAATCTAATGGAACTTTAGCAATATCATCGATGCGTCCTACAATGCCAAGCATAGGTGTAGGGGGGATGGGTTTACCCGATGTTTGATTATTTAAACTCACATTGCCGCTGACCACAGGAATATGAAGTTCTTTGGCAATAAGGTTCAGACCGTCTACGGCATCGGAGATTTGGCGCATGACCTCAGGAGATTTTGGACTGCCAAAGTTAAGGCAATCCGTCATAGCAAGAGGAACGGCACCTGTTGCTACAACTTTGCGTGCTATTTTTAGAGCAGAAGCGGCAGAACCTTCATAAGGGTTGAGTTCAACCCAGCGTTCTTCACATCCGCCTGCAGCCGCAATGCCAATGCGTGTTGAATTTCCCAAAGCATCTTGTTCTTGGGCATATTGAGGCAGTCTAACCACGCCCGCTGCTGCCGATTGCATAGCGCCACATCCTGCTACGGTGTTACCTTGCACTGTAGAACAGTAATTATGGTAAACAGGGGAGCGATCAGCATGTGCTGGATGAGAAAATAATTTAGAAATAAATTTAGGATATTTTTCAACAAAATTTTCAAGATTGATATTATTTAAAATATCTTTATGCGCATTTTGATTTAAAATATTTAAAGATAAAGAAGGTTTATGAGTGTCTTTTTCGCCATGCCAAGCGGTTTCAGCAGTCTCATTTTTAAGTATTTTATGATTATTTAAATACTCTTCTCTACTTTGCAGAGGCCATTCATTACGAGGCGCTTCTTCAACTAAAATAGGAACAGGAGTTGCCGTAACAATTTTATTATCAAATACACAGGTAAATAAACCGGTGTGGTTGACTTTACCAATAACTGCGTAAGAAATATTGAATTTTTCAAGTTCTGAAAGAACAGCTGTCATGTTATGAGGTGCTACCGCACAGAGCATGCGCTCTTGAGATTCACTCAATAAAATTTCCCAAGCTTGCATGTTGCTGGCGCGTTGCGGTACTTTGTTGAGATCGATAACAACACCACAACCAGAGCGTCCCGCCATTTCAACAGAACTTGATGTGAGTCCAGCGGCACCCATGTCTTGCAGACCCACGGTTAGTTTCTTTTCAATTAAAGACAAAGTCGCTTCCAGTAAGACTTTTTCCGCAAAAGGGTCGCCCACTTGAACTGTGGGTTTTAATGTAGCTCCGGCTGCGGAAAATTCGGAACTGCTCATAGTCGCGCCATGAACTCCATCGCGTCCTGTTGCCGAACCAAAATAAATTAAAACATTTTCATTTTCTGGAAAGAGAGTTTCATTTATTTCTTTAGTTACTTCTGTTGTTACTTTAATATTTGGAATAATTTTTGCAGATTTTTGTTTTAATAGGCTTACTTCTTCTTCGCTAGCTTCGGAAAGTATGCCTTTAAATATTTTGTCTTTATGAACTATTCCTGCGCTAAAAGCATTAACAAGAATATTTTTGCTGTAATTATGGTGAAAACTGATGTCTCCACTCACTGTAGGAACTCCTACAGAATTTCCATAATCACCAATACCGCGTACTGTGTCACGAAGTAATGATGCATTCCATGTGCCTTCACCGAATCGCAAACAATTTAAGCCGACAATGGGATTCGCGCCCATGCAGAACACATCGCGTAAAATACCACCCACTCCTGTTGCTGCTCCTTGATAAGGTTCCAAGTAGCTAGGGTGGTTGTGTGATTCCATTTTAAAAGCAATACCATAATCTTTATTAATAGCGATAACGCCGGCATTTTCTCCAGGTCCTTGAATGACCCAAGGTTCTTCGGTGTGGAATCTTTTTAAATGCACACGTGAAGATTTATAGGAACAGTGTTCACTCCAAAGAGCACCGCATACAGCGAGTTCTTCTGAGGAAGGAAGACGTCCTAGTTGTTTGCAAAACTTATTGAGTTCTTCTTCATTTAAACCAAAATGTTTTGCTTTTTCTTTAATTTCATTTGTAATGAGGGTTTGATCAAACATAGGTATTCACTCCCGGATTAATTTCTTTGTGAATTGTTCAAGCGAGCTGCCATTTTTAATTTTTATATTTCGAGATTGGGAAATACCAAGTAAGAAAAATAATCCTTCGTCGCTGCCAAGATAAATATCGGAAGCGCGTTCAGGGTGTGGCATCATACCAAATATTAAACCGGATTTATTTGTGACCCCAGCAATGGATTTATAACTGCCATTTTCATTGCGGTTGTAATAAACTACAGCGTTATTTTCCGCAATTTCTTTTTCATTTTCGTCTAAAGGAGGAAGCCAGTTCCCCATGCCGCAGGACATGGGTATTAATGTTTCATTTGCATAGATTTTTTCAATATTTTTAAGAGTATTTCCCTTAAATTTAGGAATCCAAACACAATTGTGATTTGGGTTACATTCATCCATAAATTTGGAATCTATTCTTATCGAAACGGGAAAATGATGATGTTGACGTGTGATATTTTTTACTAAAGCACCGGGTAAAAGCCCGCTTTCGCATAAAATTTGAAACCCGTTACAAATGCCTAAGATAGGAATATTTTCTTTAGACTTTTCTTTTACAAAAGCCATTTCTTTTGTGCGCGAGGCAATGGCTCCCGCCCTCAGATAGTCCCCAAAACTGAATCCCCCAGGAACGAAAATAGCATCGATTTCACTTGCTGTAAGCGAACCGTGCTTTTCCAAATCGAGGAATTCAGCTTCGGTTTCAAGATTATTGGAAATCCACAACAAGGATTCCTTTTCGCAATTTGTTCCAGGAAAAACCGGTATTAGGGTTTTTTTCTTCATTGGACGACCTCAACCTTATACTGCTCTATGACAGGGTTGTGCAAAACCTCGCCAGCATATTTCTTGATATTGTCTGGTTTAGAATTACCAGGCATACGGATAAAAAAGCACTTTTGCTGGCGCATGCTCATGACGTCATTGCCAGATATCCTGATATCGTTTGCTATTGTTTTTGCCTCAGTGTCAAGGACATCGGGAAGAAGTTCTACAGTTACTTTAATAACTCTTTGAAGTGCGGGGACTTTTATATTCACATGTTCGGATTTTTTACGAACAAATTCTTCTGGGGTGATGCCATACACTCGTTTAAATGTGACTTGTGCAGAGTTAAGATACCGATCTGTTTCAAAAAGAGCAGATATGGTATGAACGCCTACAATTTCACAGACTTTTTTGTTAGCTAAAAGATCTTCTAAAAACTGCTTTTGATTGACATGACTTGTAGCAACCTTGGCAGATATTTGCAGCGCAATGGATTGGACCAATTCATAGGCCGCAGTGCGGTTCATGCCACTTGAGACAAGTGCGGTTAAAACGCTTTGGCTTGCCCAAAGTCCACCGGTTTTCCAAAGATTTGCCTGCATAGCTTCGGGGCGGATTTGCATTCCTTCAATGAGAGAAGCGCAGCGCGAAAGGATAAAATCGGTAGTGACAAAGATATCGGGGAGAGCAAAACGCTCTACGCTGCTGTGAGAAATATCCCGTTCATGCCATAAAGCAACATTTTCACAAAGCATAGATGCATAACCACGAATGGTGCGCGTTAGTCCACATAAATTTTCCGCTAAAATTGGATTTTTCTTATGCGGCATGGCAGAGCTGCCTTTTTGCTTTTTGCCAAAAGGTTCTAAAACTTCGCCCAGCTCTGTGCGTGCCCAATGGCGGAGATTTGTGGCAAAGCGATCGACGGCGTTGGTTGCCGATAAAATAGCTGCCGCCACGGACACGAGGCGATCCCGTGGAATGACTTGTGTTGCCACAGCTTCGGGTTCTAAATTCAGTTTGTTTAACACGGCAAGTTCAAATTGAGGTGAAAATTGCGAGTAAGTGCCTACAGCTCCTGATAATTTTCCAAAGGACATGGTTTTTTGGGCTTGTAAGATTTCAAGGTGCGCTCTTTGAAATTCAGCAAAATGACTGGTGAGAACCTGGCCAAAGGACATGGGTTCGGCATGAATGCCGTGAGTGCGGCCAATGCAAGGGGTTTGCGCGTGTTCAAACGCACGAACAGCTAAGTTTTCTCTAAGTTTTTGAAGTGTATTTGAAAGTATTTCGAGGGATTTGCGTGTGCGAAGGGAAAGGCTGGTGTCGAGAACGTCGGAGCTGGTGAGTCCTTTGTGGAGGAAATGTCCTTTGTCTCCCATGGCATCTCCCACTTCTGAGACAAAAGCAATGACATCGTGGCCCGTTTCCTGTTCCCGGTTAAGGTAGTGGGAAGGAGTCTTGCTGCCCAAAGCGGAGTCAAAAACGTTAAGAACTTCTTTGGGGGCTTCCCCGGAATCTACAAGCGCTGAAAGATGTGCTTTTTCAACCTCGGCCCACGACGCGTATTTTGCGTCTTCGGTCCAGATAGCCTTCATTTCTGGGCGAGAATAACGTTCAATCATAATGCAAACCTCCGGGTTTTATATGTCTGTTCACACGGTCAGTTTTTCTTAAGAAAAAATATTCTTTTGTACAAGTACAATTCACACAAATAGATAAAAAATAAGTGGTTTTAGATGTTTACCAGCTTAATCCGACGTCGAGGAAGAGCATTAAAATAAAGCCAAAAATAAACCCTGCCGTAGCTTGGGATTCATGACCCTCTTTGTGGAGTTCGGGTATCATTTCACCACAAATAACGTAAAGCATGGCTCCTGCAGCGAGTGATAGTCCTCCTGGCAGCATGGCGTGGGAAAATACTGTGGAAAGGCATCCTAATAACGCGCCAAATGATTCGGCTAGACCTGCAATGAGAGTGGCATTGATGGCATACTTATTAGAAAATCCGTATGATTTTAAACACAGGGCAACAACAAGTCCTTCAGGAATGTCTTGTAAAGCAATTCCAATGATAATGGGCAATGCGATTTGTTCTGTGCCGCTTCCCATACCTACACCAACGGCCAAGCCTTCAGGAAAGTTGTGAATGGTAATGGCGAGAATAAAAAGCCAAATGCGCTTGAGTGATTTTGCTTCTCCGCCTTCTTTGCCTTTTAAAAAATGTTCATGGGGGATTTTTTTATTTAAATAACTAATTCCAAAACTGCCCAGCAAAATAAACAAAGATAAATAAGCGGCAATAAATAATTTATCTGTAAATTGATGTTCCAATAATAAAATGGCAGGATTTATGAGAGAAAAACAAACGGCACCTAACATAACTCCTGCGCTTATGCCCATTAAAATATCTCTAATCTTATTAGAAATATTTTTAATAAAAAAAACAGGGATGGCTCCCACGCAGGATGCAAAAAAAGTAACAGCGGCACCAATAGAAGCAAGAGTTAGAAATGAGTGAGATTGAGAAAGCACTTGAAAATAATT is a window encoding:
- a CDS encoding AIR synthase related protein; this encodes MFDQTLITNEIKEKAKHFGLNEEELNKFCKQLGRLPSSEELAVCGALWSEHCSYKSSRVHLKRFHTEEPWVIQGPGENAGVIAINKDYGIAFKMESHNHPSYLEPYQGAATGVGGILRDVFCMGANPIVGLNCLRFGEGTWNASLLRDTVRGIGDYGNSVGVPTVSGDISFHHNYSKNILVNAFSAGIVHKDKIFKGILSEASEEEVSLLKQKSAKIIPNIKVTTEVTKEINETLFPENENVLIYFGSATGRDGVHGATMSSSEFSAAGATLKPTVQVGDPFAEKVLLEATLSLIEKKLTVGLQDMGAAGLTSSSVEMAGRSGCGVVIDLNKVPQRASNMQAWEILLSESQERMLCAVAPHNMTAVLSELEKFNISYAVIGKVNHTGLFTCVFDNKIVTATPVPILVEEAPRNEWPLQSREEYLNNHKILKNETAETAWHGEKDTHKPSLSLNILNQNAHKDILNNINLENFVEKYPKFISKLFSHPAHADRSPVYHNYCSTVQGNTVAGCGAMQSAAAGVVRLPQYAQEQDALGNSTRIGIAAAGGCEERWVELNPYEGSAASALKIARKVVATGAVPLAMTDCLNFGSPKSPEVMRQISDAVDGLNLIAKELHIPVVSGNVSLNNQTSGKPIPPTPMLGIVGRIDDIAKVPLDSLPNRYFENADKNSVVLYHVAYGGVFNHSSYEASQTAWLIGGENSNCPIVNIKLEKELWRFILSSITKFTPKMCFPIGHGGMLGSLVSSALKSQCNLEVTSQIWKTSTKELFAEGNMGFIVGFESQESADEFLKQDIKNLIISKVGYLKSIQSSIKMPLCDFNTVHSLYSKSLKRYFETLSCADKETT
- a CDS encoding phosphoribosylformylglycinamidine synthase subunit PurQ, with protein sequence MKKKTLIPVFPGTNCEKESLLWISNNLETEAEFLDLEKHGSLTASEIDAIFVPGGFSFGDYLRAGAIASRTKEMAFVKEKSKENIPILGICNGFQILCESGLLPGALVKNITRQHHHFPVSIRIDSKFMDECNPNHNCVWIPKFKGNTLKNIEKIYANETLIPMSCGMGNWLPPLDENEKEIAENNAVVYYNRNENGSYKSIAGVTNKSGLIFGMMPHPERASDIYLGSDEGLFFLLGISQSRNIKIKNGSSLEQFTKKLIRE
- the purB gene encoding adenylosuccinate lyase — protein: MIERYSRPEMKAIWTEDAKYASWAEVEKAHLSALVDSGEAPKEVLNVFDSALGSKTPSHYLNREQETGHDVIAFVSEVGDAMGDKGHFLHKGLTSSDVLDTSLSLRTRKSLEILSNTLQKLRENLAVRAFEHAQTPCIGRTHGIHAEPMSFGQVLTSHFAEFQRAHLEILQAQKTMSFGKLSGAVGTYSQFSPQFELAVLNKLNLEPEAVATQVIPRDRLVSVAAAILSATNAVDRFATNLRHWARTELGEVLEPFGKKQKGSSAMPHKKNPILAENLCGLTRTIRGYASMLCENVALWHERDISHSSVERFALPDIFVTTDFILSRCASLIEGMQIRPEAMQANLWKTGGLWASQSVLTALVSSGMNRTAAYELVQSIALQISAKVATSHVNQKQFLEDLLANKKVCEIVGVHTISALFETDRYLNSAQVTFKRVYGITPEEFVRKKSEHVNIKVPALQRVIKVTVELLPDVLDTEAKTIANDIRISGNDVMSMRQQKCFFIRMPGNSKPDNIKKYAGEVLHNPVIEQYKVEVVQ
- a CDS encoding ZIP family metal transporter, whose protein sequence is MLSQSHSFLTLASIGAAVTFFASCVGAIPVFFIKNISNKIRDILMGISAGVMLGAVCFSLINPAILLLEHQFTDKLFIAAYLSLFILLGSFGISYLNKKIPHEHFLKGKEGGEAKSLKRIWLFILAITIHNFPEGLAVGVGMGSGTEQIALPIIIGIALQDIPEGLVVALCLKSYGFSNKYAINATLIAGLAESFGALLGCLSTVFSHAMLPGGLSLAAGAMLYVICGEMIPELHKEGHESQATAGFIFGFILMLFLDVGLSW